Within Eggerthella timonensis, the genomic segment GCGAAGAACCTGCGTATCGACCTGACGCAGCACGCCGACAAGACGCAGGAGATCCTCGACGACATCAAGCGCCGCGAGGCGGTGGGCTATTCCTACGAAGTGGCCGATGGCTCGCTCGCACTGCTGCTGCAGTGGCACCTCGGCGCGTACCGCCCGCACTTCACGCTGGAGAGCTTCCGCGTCATCGTGGACGACCACGAGGACACCGGCGCGCTGGCGAAGGACGCCATGTCCGAAGCCACGATCAAGATCCACGTGGGCGACCAGCGCTTCGTTGCCACGGGCGAGGGAGCGGGCCCCGTCGGCGCTCTCGACAACGCGCTGCGCATGGCCATCACGGCCTTCTACCCGGAAGTCGCCGACATCGAGCTCGTCGACTACAAGGTGCGCATCCTCGACGAGAACGTGGGCACCGACGCCATCACGCGCGTCGTCATCACCACGCGCGACAAGCACGGCAGCTGGGGCACGGTGGGCGTATCGGAGAACATCATCGAGGCGTCGTGGAACGCGCTGGTCGATTCCATCGAATACGGCCTGATGAGGATTGGGGAGTAGCATGAGCGATCTCAGAACGCCCGAAGTCGAAGACCTCCTGCGCGTGTTCGCGGCGCTCGACGACGAAGACGTGATCTTCTCCCTGCTCGAAGACTTGTTCACCATCCGCGAGATCAAAGAGACGTCCCAGCGTTTGGCCGTGGCGCGCCAGCTGGACGCCGGCAAGTCCTACGCTGCCATCGAGGAGGCCACTGGCGCGTCGGCCACCACCATCGCGCGCGTGTCGAAGTGCCTCTCTTACGGAGCCGGCGGCTACAACGCCGCCCTCAACGCCCTCGACGACGCCGAGAAGAAGCGCCGGTAGAACGCGGGCGCCCCGCTTTTGGGCGCAAAACGGCACCCATGACAATTTTCGGGGCAGCAGTGAACCCTAGGAGCGGAAAGGGTTTTCCGTCACCTGGGGTTTCTCTTGCAGTCGAAGCAGCGAAATCCGAATCGCACGTCCAAAATTGTCATGGGTGCCGTTTTACGCCCACGGCGAGGTACGGCGGGGCGCACCCCCCCCCTACGCGAACGGCGTTTCCTGCTCGGCTTCGCGCAGCAGGGCGGCGCGGGCTTCCACCAGGTCGAGCAGCTCTTGCTGGGTATGCACGCCCAGCTTGTGGTAGATGCTCGACGCATGGCTCTTCACCGTCTCCTCCGACACCACCAGCTCCTCGCTGATGTGCTTGCGGTTGCGGCCGCGCGCCAGCAGCGCGAGCGTGTCTGCCTCGCGCGGCGTGATGCCGTTCTCCACGACGATCACCTGCACGGCCGCGTCGAGGCTGCCGTCCGAGCGCGCCGTGCCGCCCGGTTGCGCGATGCCCCATCCGGTGGTCAGATTGCGGTTGCTCATCATCAAAAGCGCCGCCATCAGCAGGACAAACGACACCACCGTGGCCATGACCTGCATCCAATAGCCCGCGTCTTCCTGCTGGATGAGCATGCTCGCCGACGATCCGCCGATCAGCTGCCCCAGCATGAGACAGCATGTCGGCAACGCCACCACCCAGGTCGCGGGCAGGTCGAACGTTTTGGTCAGGTAGGCGCACAGGCCCCACATGATGAGGTGCACATAGCAGAATCCCACGAACTGCACCGACTGGCCGAGCGCCGGGATCGTCCCGAACAGCGCGATGAGCAGCGCGCCGGTTGCCATGATGCCGAATCCTACCTGGTAGATCAGATGGTTGAAGTCCATCTTCACGAACACTGCGGTCAGCAACAACAGCAGCGCCGCCACCACGAAGCTCAAGGCGTTCAGCAGGATGGTGTTCGACTCGTCGGCCTGCACCACGGTGCTGCCCAGCAGCACGCCCAGCGCGAGGCCGTGCAGCAGTGCGGTGATCAGGAACTTGTACGGCGTGCGCAAGGTGGCGTCCATGCCGTGGTCGAACAGCGTCTTGCGCGGGAAGCTGCGCATGGCCCGATACCAGCACGCGGCAAGCGGAACGGGGATCATCACGAACAGCATCTGCCCGAACATGAGGGGCAGAAACGACAGCAAGCAGATGAGCAGCGCCGAGAGCAGCATGGCCACGATGCCGTGGAACAGCACCTCGCGCGGGCCCAGATAGCCGAACACGCGCCCCCATTCGATGAGCAGGCATGCCGTGCCCAAACCGATCCCCGAGGATCCCAGCGCGTACAGGGCGATGCCCGGAACCTGTCCGAGCGAGGCGTCGCACAGCTCGATCCAGAGATACGAGAGCAACGCGCCGCACGCCATGACCGCAGCGATGGCGCCGATGTACCATCGCTGGCGAAACACGACGTTCGTGCGCTTGAACCATGCGCCCAGCACGAAGTAGGCAAGCGCGCTCACGCCCACCGGCCCGATCCATGAAGGGAACAGCAGCCCGGATGCCAGCGTGACGGACGGGAAGAACAGCGGCCCCTGGAAGGCCATGTTCACCCATGTCCAATACAGCGTGAGGGCTGCGAGCAAAAACGGGCGCGCGGCGATGCTTTCCGCAAGCCGATGGAGCACGAGCGAGCGCTCTCGCTGCTCGTTGATGAGCGCATGGTGATTCACGATCGAGACCCCTCCCCTTGATCAAGCGTTTCCCACGGTACCCCTCAGCAGAACATCCGTCCTCCCCCGAGCCGGGGGAAACCGCCGTTTTCGGCTGCTTCCCCCGGCGGCGGGGTGGCGCTCGCGACGCTTCGCTCGCACACTGGCCTTCGACGGATCGCTGGCGGGCGCTGGCATCACAGCATAGCGCAAGCGAGCCGATCCGCGCCGCTCGATGCGAGGGAGCCGGGCGGCAACGGAATGAATCATCAAGGAAGGGAGTTCGATATGTTCAAGAACGCTGCGGGCGAGGGCGTGCGGATGGATCTGTCGCGCCGGTCGTTCCTGACGGGCGTGGCCGGCGTGGGCGCCATCGCGGCGCTCGGCGGTCTGGCGGGATGCGCTCCGTCGCAGGAGAAAGCCGATGCGTCCGACGCGAAGGCGGATGCGGCCGCGGGCCCGAAGACCTACGACAAGGTGGACGCCACCTACGATACCGATCTGCTCATCGTGGGCGGAGGCGGCAGCGGCTTGGCCTGCGCGGTGCAGGCGGCGCTCAACAACACCAGCTTCATCCTCATCGAGAAGGGCTCCGAGCTGGGCGGCAACGCCAGCTTCGTGGAGGGCATGTTCGCCATCGAGTCGAAGATGGCCGAGGAGCAGGGCATTCACGTGACGCCGTCCGAGATCATCGAGGCCGAGCTCGTGCGCGGCCAGCATCGCCAGAACGGCGCGCTGTGGATGGACTTGTGCGCGAAGTCTGCCGAGAACATCGAATGGTGCCTGGAGCAGGGCGTCATGTACAGCGGGGTCATCGACGAGTACAACGGCGGCCTGTACCCCACGTTCCACTGGTTCAAGGACGGCAAGTGCAAGATCGGCTACGTCGAGCCCATGATCAAGCGCGTGGAAGAGCTGGGCATCGAGGTGCACCTCAACACGGCCGCCACCGCGCTCATCCAGAAGGACGGCGCGATCGTCGGCGCGTACGCCGAGGGCGACGAGGGCGTGGTTCAGTACAACTGCAAGGCCGTCGTGTTCGCCACCGGCGGCTTCGGCGGCAACCCCGAGCTCATCGAGAAGCAGGGCTGGGACATCGAGAACCTGTTCGTGGTGGGCTCGTCCAATGCGGCGGGCGACGCCTACCGCATGGCGCTCGAGGTGGGCGCGAAGGACTTCATGACCGACTCCGCGCAGAGTATCCTGTACAACATCCCCGCGCTGCCTCCCATCGACTTCCACAAAGACGCGCTCAACCCCGTGAACGGCTACTTCGGCATCGCGGCGGGCGGCCCGGTGCTGTGGGTCAACGAGGACGGCGACCGCTATACGCGCGAGAACCTCACCGACGACAACCTCGTGCTCCAGTGCATCCCCGGCAAGGACAACCTGGCGAACTACGTAGTGTTCGATCAGGGGATCTTCGACACGTTCTTCGGCACCACCGATGAGGGCCGCGCCATGTTCGAGGACGCGGTGAGCGGCGACAAGACTGAGACGCTGTTCAAGGCGGACAGCATCAAGGGACTGGCCGACGCATGCGGCCTCGATGCGGACGCGCTGGCGAAGACGGTCGAACGCTACAACGAGTTGGCGAAGAAGGGCAACGACGACGACTTCGGCAAGCCGGCCGAGAAGATGGTGGCCATCGAGAACGGCCCGTTCTATCTGGCCAAGCTGGGATACAGCTTCTTCTTCGAAGTGGGCGGCGTCACCACCGACAAGCAGCGTCGCGTGCTCGACGACCAGCTGCAGCCCATCCCCGGCCTGTACGCTATCGGCAACGACGGCAACATGCTGTACCGCCACGTGTACACCATCAACATGCCGGGCACTGCGTTCGGCAACCAGGTGAACTCGGGTCGCGAGGCGGCCAACAACGTGGCCGCGTTTCTGAAAGCCTAACGCACCTACGCGCACCTACGCGAAGCAGGGGCCGCAGCCTCTCCCTCCCCGGCTGCGGGCCCGTGCTGGTTTATTCGGCTCCTTGTGTCGCTGACGTGGACGCAAAACGGCAGCTATGACAATTTCAGGGGCAATAGCGAACCCCAGGCGGCACGAGAATTTCCGGCCACCTGGGGTTTCTGTTGTCGCCTCACAGTGAAGCTGGAGTTGCGCGTCCCGAACATTGTCATGGGTGCCCTTTTGCGCCCACGGCGGGGCGCGCTCTATATTAAACCACCGTTGACACGTACTGACGTTCGCCCGCAAATCGGCTCAGCTGCTTGCGATCGGGCCCGATCGCAAGCCTTCCTTGCCGGGCTGCAGCATGCATGGGGGGCGGCTCGACCCCGTCGGTCCCGGTACGGCCCGGCGTATGTCGACGGCGGTTCAACATAGGGATTCTCGTTTCGCGGCCGTTTTCGACGGGTACACGTCGCCGTTCAAGGCGTCTCGCGGCGCGGAAAAATGCACCGAGCCGCTGAGCTGGCCCTTTGGAAAACGTCCTCCTATGATCGGTGCGCTTGCTCGGGCGAAGCCCTTCCGAACGACGGATACCCGTCGGAAACGGCCACGACTGGAGGATCTCTATGTCGATGGTGGTTTAACATAGAGGGGGCGCGGCGGTGCACGGAGGGGCGCGGCGGGGCATGATGCGCGGCGGGGCACGCCGGTGCACGGCCCTGCTCGGCTTCGCACAGCGATCCTTTTTGTAGCTTTGGCTACAAAATACTTGTTCCCGCGTTACATATTACTCGTGACGTGATTGACTGCTTCCAAAAACCGCCCCTTTTACTATAGAGATGCCAAGAATTCTTGGTAGCCGACAAGGAAGGGGTTTCTTATGACTGAAGTTGATCCGCAAGTGAGGTTCGAGTACACCCACGGCCCGTGCCTGTATTCCAACCTGGCGGGAATCGAGCCGGAAGTGATCGAGGACCGTCACATCCGCCTGCGCATGCCGCTGAGCTTCATCCATGTCAACCACGTGGGCGTCGCGTATGCAGGGAGCCTCTTCGTTCTGGCAGAGGTCTCCGCTGGCGCGCTGTTCACCCAGGTGTTCGGCACCGGGAAGTTCGTCCCGATCATCCAGAGCGCGTCCATCAAGTACGTCGCGCCCGGCAAGTCGGCGATGATCGTCGACGTCGAGGTGCCGGAAGAGGAGGCTGCAGCGAAGGTCAAGATGATCGAAGAGCGCGGTCGCGGTCGCGTTCCCTTCAACCTCACGATCACCGACGAGGACGGAACGGTCCTCTCCGAGGCGGAGTTCGTGACGTACGCGCTTCCGGCCAACGCGAACCTGTAGGACGAAACAAGAGCCTCTGAACCGGGGCGAAAGACTTCACGTATGCACTTCCAATCAGAGCGTCCAACGCTAGCAGCACCTGAACAAAGGAGAGTGTTATGGATTTCAGTTTCACCGACGAGCAAATGCTTCTTGCCGACAGCCTGACCGAATGCCTCAAGCGCAACTTCACGCAGGAGGATTTCAACAAGGCCTACGAGAATGAAGAGTTCCCCATGGACGCGTGGAAGGCGCTGGCCGACAACGGCTTCCTCGCGATCGGCGCGCCCGAGGAGTTCGGCGGCACCCCGGCCGACCTCGTGACGCAGACTCTCGTCGCCTACCTCATCAACAAGTACGGCGGCCCGCTCGCGGGCTTCTACACCCTGGGCATGACCACGCTGCGCGACCTGCACGAGTTCGGCTCCGACGAGCACAAGAAGCTGATCGTCGAGCAGTACCTCAAGGGCGGCACCCCCTTCGCGCTCGGCATGTCCGAGCCGAACGCCGGCTCCGACGTGGCCGGCCTACAGACCTCGTACGTGCACGACGGCGACAACGTCATCATCAACGGCAGCAAGCACTACAACACCATCGCGAACCAGGTGGACTACATCCTCCTGCTCGCCAAGGACGCCGCCGTCGAGAACGTCTACCAGGCGGTGACGATGTTCATCCTGCCCGCCGACACGCCGGGCGTGGAGATCACCACGCTGCCGAAGCTGGGCGGCAAGAACCCCCTGCACATCTGCGAGATCTTCCTCAAGGACGTCGTGCTGCCGAAATCCATGATCCTGGGCGCTGAGCACGCCGGGTTCAAGCAGAGCATGAAGAACTTCGAGATCGAGCGCATCGCCTCCGTCGCCGGCTCGCTGGCCGTGGCGGAGAACGCCTTCGAGGACGCCGCCGCGTACGCCAACCAGCGCGTGCAGTACGGCCGTCCCATCGGCGAGAACCAGCTGATCCAGGAGAAGATCTTCGAGATGAAGATGAACGTCGAGCTGATGCGCTCGTACCTGTTCCGCGTCGCCTGGATGAAGGATCAGGACATGGACGTCCGCGTCGACCATGCGCTGCTCAA encodes:
- a CDS encoding YerC/YecD family TrpR-related protein, which gives rise to MSDLRTPEVEDLLRVFAALDDEDVIFSLLEDLFTIREIKETSQRLAVARQLDAGKSYAAIEEATGASATTIARVSKCLSYGAGGYNAALNALDDAEKKRR
- a CDS encoding response regulator transcription factor translates to MNHHALINEQRERSLVLHRLAESIAARPFLLAALTLYWTWVNMAFQGPLFFPSVTLASGLLFPSWIGPVGVSALAYFVLGAWFKRTNVVFRQRWYIGAIAAVMACGALLSYLWIELCDASLGQVPGIALYALGSSGIGLGTACLLIEWGRVFGYLGPREVLFHGIVAMLLSALLICLLSFLPLMFGQMLFVMIPVPLAACWYRAMRSFPRKTLFDHGMDATLRTPYKFLITALLHGLALGVLLGSTVVQADESNTILLNALSFVVAALLLLLTAVFVKMDFNHLIYQVGFGIMATGALLIALFGTIPALGQSVQFVGFCYVHLIMWGLCAYLTKTFDLPATWVVALPTCCLMLGQLIGGSSASMLIQQEDAGYWMQVMATVVSFVLLMAALLMMSNRNLTTGWGIAQPGGTARSDGSLDAAVQVIVVENGITPREADTLALLARGRNRKHISEELVVSEETVKSHASSIYHKLGVHTQQELLDLVEARAALLREAEQETPFA
- a CDS encoding FAD-dependent oxidoreductase, coding for MFKNAAGEGVRMDLSRRSFLTGVAGVGAIAALGGLAGCAPSQEKADASDAKADAAAGPKTYDKVDATYDTDLLIVGGGGSGLACAVQAALNNTSFILIEKGSELGGNASFVEGMFAIESKMAEEQGIHVTPSEIIEAELVRGQHRQNGALWMDLCAKSAENIEWCLEQGVMYSGVIDEYNGGLYPTFHWFKDGKCKIGYVEPMIKRVEELGIEVHLNTAATALIQKDGAIVGAYAEGDEGVVQYNCKAVVFATGGFGGNPELIEKQGWDIENLFVVGSSNAAGDAYRMALEVGAKDFMTDSAQSILYNIPALPPIDFHKDALNPVNGYFGIAAGGPVLWVNEDGDRYTRENLTDDNLVLQCIPGKDNLANYVVFDQGIFDTFFGTTDEGRAMFEDAVSGDKTETLFKADSIKGLADACGLDADALAKTVERYNELAKKGNDDDFGKPAEKMVAIENGPFYLAKLGYSFFFEVGGVTTDKQRRVLDDQLQPIPGLYAIGNDGNMLYRHVYTINMPGTAFGNQVNSGREAANNVAAFLKA
- a CDS encoding PaaI family thioesterase encodes the protein MTEVDPQVRFEYTHGPCLYSNLAGIEPEVIEDRHIRLRMPLSFIHVNHVGVAYAGSLFVLAEVSAGALFTQVFGTGKFVPIIQSASIKYVAPGKSAMIVDVEVPEEEAAAKVKMIEERGRGRVPFNLTITDEDGTVLSEAEFVTYALPANANL
- a CDS encoding acyl-CoA dehydrogenase family protein, which gives rise to MDFSFTDEQMLLADSLTECLKRNFTQEDFNKAYENEEFPMDAWKALADNGFLAIGAPEEFGGTPADLVTQTLVAYLINKYGGPLAGFYTLGMTTLRDLHEFGSDEHKKLIVEQYLKGGTPFALGMSEPNAGSDVAGLQTSYVHDGDNVIINGSKHYNTIANQVDYILLLAKDAAVENVYQAVTMFILPADTPGVEITTLPKLGGKNPLHICEIFLKDVVLPKSMILGAEHAGFKQSMKNFEIERIASVAGSLAVAENAFEDAAAYANQRVQYGRPIGENQLIQEKIFEMKMNVELMRSYLFRVAWMKDQDMDVRVDHALLKYFMVQTCQKVVDDAVQVLGGLGLVGNHRVMKYYCECRSSRIGAGSDQVMIFSTAPQILKQFK